The following proteins are co-located in the Ficedula albicollis isolate OC2 chromosome 27, FicAlb1.5, whole genome shotgun sequence genome:
- the LOC107604220 gene encoding formin-like protein 5 — translation MRSESGAGRSERPHAARVDWHGLGSTNGDPQWAPKRPDAGIPPCHPHLHRGPGQQPPSTGEQRAQQEGQNQSRSETPPPPPPPPPPPPPPPPPPPPPPPPPPPPPPPPPPPPPPPPPPPPPPPPPPPPPPPPPPPPPPPPPPPPPPPPPPPPPPPPPPPPPPPPPPPPPPPPPPPPPPPPPPPPPPPPPPPPPPPPPPPPPPPPPPPPPPPPPPPPPPPPPPPPPPPPPPPP, via the exons ATGCGGAGCGAgagtggggcagggaggagcgAGCGGCCGCACGCTGCCCGTGTGGACTGGCACGGGCTTGGCAGCACCAACGGCGACCCCCAGTGGGCCCCAAAACGCCCCGATGCAGGCATCCCACCCTGCCACCCCCACCTTCACCGGGG tcctgggcagcagccaccGAGCACAGGGGAACAGAGGGCACAGCAAGAGGGACAAAACCAGTCAAGGTcagagacccccccccccccccccccccccccccccccccccccccccccccccccccccccccccccccccccccccccccccccccccccccccccccccccccccccccccccccccccccccccccccccccccccccccccccccccccccccccccccccccccccccccccccccccccccccccccccccccccccccccccccccccccccccccccccccccccccccccccccccccccccccccccccccccccccccccccccccccccccccccccccccccccccccccccccccccccccccccccccccccccccccccccccccccccccccccccccccccccccccccccccccccccccccccccccccccccccccccccccccccccccccccccccccccccccccccccccccccccccccccccccccccccccccccccccccccccccc